Proteins from one Hyalangium ruber genomic window:
- the queF gene encoding preQ(1) synthase, giving the protein MPSQPTKDLQTFPNPATDRDYEIAFDVPEFTCLCPLTGQPDFAHFKIRYVPDQLCVELKSLKLYMWAYRNEGAFHEKVTNTIADDIVRAINPRKLTVVGDFFVRGGIGTVVTVTHEKKKD; this is encoded by the coding sequence ATGCCTTCTCAGCCCACCAAGGACCTACAGACCTTCCCCAACCCGGCCACCGACCGGGACTACGAGATCGCCTTCGATGTGCCGGAGTTCACCTGCCTGTGCCCACTCACGGGCCAGCCGGACTTCGCGCACTTCAAGATCCGCTACGTGCCAGATCAGCTCTGTGTGGAGCTCAAGAGCCTGAAGCTCTACATGTGGGCGTACCGCAACGAGGGCGCCTTCCACGAGAAGGTGACGAACACCATCGCCGACGACATCGTCCGGGCCATCAACCCGCGCAAGCTCACGGTGGTGGGCGACTTCTTCGTGCGCGGTGGCATCGGCACCGTCGTCACGGTGACGCACGAGAAGAAGAAGGACTAG
- the truB gene encoding tRNA pseudouridine(55) synthase TruB has translation MPTHDSRMKPGIYLAHKPVGDTSFSVVRTFMAELQAAKPGKRTPVCHGGTLDPFAEGLLLLLVGQATRLMDLIHSVPKRYVAEVVWGTETDNGDLLGRVVHQGRTDPLTPEALDAALAGFRGWHDQVPPATSAKKVDGEPAYRKAHRGEEVVLPPSRVYLHAARWLSHELPRASRLELTCRGGFYVRALARELGRTLGCGAHLSRLHRTAIGPWEDPGPGQRVGLHGRQVLPWCATRELSDAEVGELRRERPIPMGRLLPPDWRLPAGYPDPEAPVRGFHQGRLVALLRAQTGELRAELELRGGL, from the coding sequence ATGCCCACCCACGACTCGCGGATGAAGCCCGGCATCTACCTCGCGCACAAACCCGTGGGTGACACGAGCTTCTCGGTGGTGCGGACCTTCATGGCGGAGCTCCAGGCCGCGAAGCCCGGCAAGCGTACCCCCGTGTGTCATGGCGGCACGCTGGATCCGTTCGCCGAGGGGCTTCTGCTGCTGCTGGTGGGACAGGCCACGCGGTTGATGGACCTCATCCACTCCGTGCCCAAGCGCTACGTGGCGGAGGTGGTGTGGGGCACCGAGACCGACAACGGAGACCTGTTGGGCCGTGTCGTCCACCAGGGCCGCACCGACCCCCTCACCCCCGAGGCGCTCGACGCGGCGCTGGCGGGCTTCAGAGGCTGGCACGACCAGGTGCCCCCGGCCACCAGCGCCAAGAAGGTGGACGGAGAGCCCGCCTACCGCAAGGCCCACCGAGGCGAGGAGGTGGTGCTGCCGCCCTCGCGCGTCTACCTCCACGCGGCGCGCTGGCTCTCCCATGAGCTGCCTCGCGCGAGCCGCCTGGAGCTGACGTGCCGCGGTGGCTTCTACGTGCGCGCGCTGGCGCGAGAGCTGGGGCGGACGCTCGGCTGCGGAGCGCACCTGTCCCGGCTCCACCGCACCGCCATCGGCCCCTGGGAAGACCCAGGCCCAGGCCAGCGCGTGGGGCTCCACGGCCGGCAGGTGCTGCCCTGGTGCGCCACGCGCGAGCTCTCGGACGCGGAGGTGGGAGAGCTCCGGCGCGAGCGGCCCATCCCCATGGGGAGGCTCCTGCCGCCCGACTGGAGACTCCCCGCCGGGTACCCGGATCCCGAGGCCCCCGTGCGCGGCTTCCACCAGGGGCGCCTGGTGGCGCTCCTGCGGGCCCAGACCGGAGAGCTGCGCGCGGAGCTGGAGCTGCGCGGCGGGCTCTAG
- a CDS encoding NmrA/HSCARG family protein, with protein MRQPRQVVVLGATGQQGGAVARALRDRGIPVRALVRTPEAPAAERLRSWGVEVWAGSWEDPASLDRVLAGADALFGITTPFEGIAAEVRHGIAWVEAARRAGISHVVYASAAHTDESTGIPSFESKRKVEQHLRDSGVPFTLVGPVYFMENLLTPFALTRLREGQYVRWMPPEKTVQLITVEDIGRFCASVFAHREDFLGRRVDIAGDALNAPLLAAILSRLLGRTVQPVSLPLESFPVEGELGRNVAATLAWMARTGFHVDIPALRRQYPEVGWRTFAQWAEAQDWGELSR; from the coding sequence ATGCGTCAGCCACGGCAGGTCGTCGTTCTCGGAGCCACGGGGCAGCAAGGAGGCGCCGTGGCCCGCGCACTCCGGGACAGGGGCATCCCCGTTCGGGCGCTGGTTCGCACGCCGGAGGCTCCGGCGGCTGAACGGCTTCGGAGCTGGGGGGTGGAAGTATGGGCGGGCAGTTGGGAGGACCCGGCCTCCCTCGACCGGGTGCTCGCGGGGGCAGACGCGCTCTTCGGAATCACGACTCCCTTCGAGGGAATCGCCGCCGAGGTGCGCCATGGCATCGCGTGGGTGGAGGCCGCTCGGCGCGCGGGCATCTCCCACGTGGTCTATGCCTCGGCCGCCCATACCGACGAGTCCACCGGCATCCCCAGCTTCGAGAGCAAGCGGAAGGTGGAGCAGCACCTGCGCGACTCCGGGGTGCCTTTCACCCTCGTGGGGCCGGTGTACTTCATGGAGAACCTGCTGACGCCCTTCGCCCTCACGCGCCTGCGGGAGGGGCAGTACGTCCGGTGGATGCCGCCCGAGAAGACAGTGCAGCTCATCACGGTCGAGGACATCGGCCGCTTCTGCGCCAGTGTGTTCGCGCACCGGGAGGACTTCCTGGGCCGCCGCGTCGACATCGCCGGAGACGCGCTCAACGCTCCCCTACTCGCCGCCATCCTCTCGCGCTTGCTGGGGCGCACCGTCCAGCCCGTGTCGCTTCCCCTCGAGTCCTTCCCAGTCGAAGGGGAACTCGGCCGGAACGTCGCGGCCACACTCGCCTGGATGGCGCGCACCGGCTTCCACGTGGACATTCCCGCGCTTCGCCGCCAGTACCCGGAGGTGGGCTGGCGCACCTTCGCTCAGTGGGCGGAGGCCCAAGACTGGGGTGAACTGTCGAGGTGA
- a CDS encoding serine/threonine-protein kinase, giving the protein MAQVYRGLHEQLQREVALKELLPDGQRDRETQSRFMREALALAAFRHQNIVTLYDLVEKNDSTFMVMELVDGPTLLDLIKDGPLPADVAAVVGARIASALDHAHFRHIIHRDLKPANVMLTKAGEVKLMDFGIAKDVDLAALTQQGMAVGTPAYMSPEQVTGVPLDPRTDIFSLGVLLYEALTGARPFQGKTAGEIFARIRDGKYTPLHKVAPHLPKALTNIVKRALEVKPEARFPDAAAMRRELDVYLAREVKVSHPALLVSFLRHRQKLTETEALAHLSQADLNVLESGAAERQSRSGAGWLKWVVVAALLALATATGVYFTQDLWAPTVEKKIKR; this is encoded by the coding sequence ATGGCACAGGTGTACCGTGGGCTGCACGAGCAGCTCCAACGCGAGGTGGCGCTCAAGGAGCTGCTCCCCGACGGTCAGAGGGACCGGGAGACGCAATCGCGCTTCATGCGCGAGGCGCTCGCCCTGGCGGCCTTCCGTCACCAGAACATCGTCACGCTCTACGATTTGGTGGAGAAGAACGACAGCACCTTCATGGTGATGGAGCTGGTGGACGGGCCCACGCTCCTGGATCTCATCAAGGACGGGCCGCTGCCGGCGGACGTGGCGGCGGTGGTGGGCGCGCGCATCGCCAGCGCGCTGGACCACGCGCACTTCCGCCACATCATCCACCGCGACCTCAAGCCGGCCAACGTCATGCTCACCAAGGCGGGCGAGGTGAAGCTGATGGACTTCGGCATCGCCAAGGACGTGGACCTGGCGGCGCTGACCCAGCAGGGCATGGCGGTGGGCACGCCGGCGTACATGTCTCCGGAGCAGGTGACGGGCGTGCCGTTGGATCCGCGCACGGACATCTTCTCGCTCGGGGTGCTGCTGTACGAGGCGCTCACGGGGGCGCGGCCCTTCCAGGGCAAGACGGCGGGCGAAATCTTCGCGAGGATCCGCGACGGCAAGTACACGCCGCTGCACAAGGTGGCGCCGCACCTGCCCAAGGCGCTGACGAACATCGTCAAGCGGGCGCTCGAGGTGAAGCCGGAGGCGCGCTTCCCGGACGCGGCGGCGATGCGGCGCGAGCTGGACGTGTACCTGGCGCGCGAGGTGAAGGTGTCGCACCCAGCGCTGCTGGTGTCGTTCCTGCGGCACCGGCAGAAGCTCACGGAGACGGAGGCGTTGGCGCACCTGTCCCAGGCGGACCTGAACGTGCTGGAGTCGGGCGCGGCCGAGCGCCAGTCCCGCTCGGGCGCCGGCTGGCTGAAGTGGGTGGTGGTGGCGGCGCTGCTGGCCCTGGCCACCGCGACCGGCGTCTACTTCACGCAGGACCTCTGGGCGCCCACCGTCGAGAAGAAGATCAAGCGCTGA
- a CDS encoding phospholipase D-like domain-containing protein: MTLLDGGAEAYPQMLEAIASATRRVHLEVYAFDREGVGTSFLAALAAAAQRGVEVKVIVDGWGSIGDSGPITRMLRAAGAKVRIYNPLSSLFTGRAWRNHRKILLVDDRVAFLGGINIGDPYMGVDGEPGWADLALKLRGDICVQLGAKLHAGAVEIASGPLRVLLSGFGGGRRLRQRYLDALEKAQREVVLAHAYFLPDRGFMRALNRAARRGVAVHLLLAGRSDVAFARAATMRLYRAFLRAGVQIHEWTASTLHAKAAVVDGKRLLVGSFNLDPLSLVNLETLVDVEDEVVAAQATAWLDRHLREARRVSLEDCGRSGLQRWLLDVLGLAAARFTEAFASFMGRRRRR; encoded by the coding sequence GTGACGTTGCTCGACGGTGGCGCCGAGGCGTACCCGCAGATGCTGGAGGCCATCGCGTCGGCCACACGGCGGGTCCACCTGGAGGTCTACGCGTTTGACCGGGAGGGCGTGGGCACGAGCTTCCTGGCGGCGCTGGCGGCGGCGGCGCAGCGGGGCGTGGAGGTGAAGGTCATCGTCGATGGCTGGGGAAGCATCGGCGACAGTGGGCCCATCACCCGGATGCTGCGGGCGGCGGGGGCGAAGGTGCGCATCTACAACCCGCTCTCGTCGCTCTTCACGGGGCGGGCGTGGCGCAACCACCGGAAGATCCTCCTGGTGGATGACCGGGTGGCGTTCCTGGGCGGCATCAACATCGGCGACCCGTACATGGGGGTGGATGGGGAGCCGGGCTGGGCGGACCTGGCGCTAAAGCTGCGGGGAGACATCTGCGTGCAGCTGGGAGCGAAGCTGCATGCGGGGGCGGTGGAGATCGCCTCGGGGCCACTGCGGGTGCTGCTGTCGGGCTTCGGGGGTGGGCGGCGGCTGCGGCAGCGCTACCTGGACGCGCTGGAGAAGGCGCAGCGGGAGGTGGTGCTGGCGCATGCGTACTTCCTGCCGGACCGGGGGTTCATGCGCGCGCTGAACCGGGCGGCGAGGCGAGGCGTCGCGGTACACTTGCTGCTGGCGGGGCGGAGCGATGTGGCCTTCGCGCGCGCGGCGACGATGCGGCTGTACCGCGCGTTCCTGCGGGCGGGGGTGCAGATTCACGAGTGGACGGCGTCCACGCTGCACGCGAAGGCGGCGGTGGTGGATGGGAAGCGGCTGCTGGTGGGCAGCTTCAACCTGGACCCGCTGTCGCTGGTGAATCTGGAGACGCTGGTGGATGTGGAGGACGAGGTGGTGGCGGCGCAGGCGACCGCGTGGCTGGACAGACACCTGCGCGAGGCACGGCGCGTCTCGCTGGAGGACTGCGGGCGCTCGGGGCTTCAGCGCTGGCTACTGGATGTACTGGGGCTGGCGGCGGCGCGCTTCACCGAGGCCTTCGCGAGCTTCATGGGCCGGCGGCGGCGGCGGTAG
- a CDS encoding Rpn family recombination-promoting nuclease/putative transposase produces MSGPHDLFVRRTFGHPEHAAAELRAVLPPELVSQVDWDTLHREPGSVIDPELRETESDLLFSARLRGGGSLLCYVLIEHQSSVDRWMALRMLRYVVRQLERWRHEHPEHEVLPLILPLVLYHGPEGAWSAPRRVEELFEVPGEEQQPERWRALLPRFEYQVDDLTAERAEVLLMRPGPPLVRLAWRVLRYGRTEALAEQLPGWESLFAQVQAAPNGFEALGTVVHYLLWVGDEAAQAATVEVLHSVVGAQRAEELMPTVGEKIFEQGRQQGRQEGQQEGWSKGRAEARAESVLQVLGARGVHVDAQTRQRILSCMDMATLDQWFARALSATRLLDVLGDTTA; encoded by the coding sequence ATGTCCGGCCCTCATGACCTCTTTGTTCGCCGAACCTTCGGCCATCCCGAGCACGCGGCGGCCGAACTGCGCGCGGTCCTGCCTCCAGAACTGGTGTCTCAGGTGGATTGGGACACCTTGCACAGAGAGCCAGGCTCTGTCATCGACCCGGAACTGCGGGAAACCGAGAGCGACCTGCTGTTCTCCGCTCGGCTGCGTGGGGGCGGATCGCTGCTCTGCTATGTGTTGATCGAGCACCAGTCTTCGGTGGACCGGTGGATGGCGCTGCGGATGCTGCGCTACGTGGTGCGCCAGTTGGAGCGCTGGCGACACGAGCACCCCGAGCATGAGGTGCTACCGCTCATCCTCCCGCTGGTGCTGTACCACGGGCCGGAAGGGGCTTGGAGCGCTCCGCGCCGGGTGGAAGAGCTCTTCGAAGTGCCTGGGGAGGAGCAGCAGCCAGAGCGCTGGAGAGCGCTGCTGCCGCGTTTCGAGTACCAGGTGGATGACCTGACGGCCGAGCGAGCTGAGGTGTTGCTGATGCGCCCGGGTCCACCGTTGGTGCGGCTGGCCTGGCGGGTGCTGCGCTACGGGCGGACCGAAGCGCTGGCGGAACAGCTGCCGGGTTGGGAGTCGCTCTTTGCTCAGGTGCAGGCGGCCCCCAACGGCTTCGAGGCGCTCGGCACGGTGGTTCACTATCTGCTGTGGGTAGGAGACGAGGCGGCGCAAGCCGCCACGGTGGAAGTGTTACATTCGGTGGTGGGTGCGCAGCGAGCGGAGGAACTGATGCCGACCGTGGGGGAGAAGATCTTCGAGCAGGGACGCCAGCAAGGGCGGCAGGAGGGACAGCAGGAGGGATGGTCCAAGGGACGAGCCGAAGCGAGGGCCGAGAGCGTGCTTCAGGTGCTCGGGGCTCGGGGCGTACACGTGGATGCTCAGACGCGGCAGCGCATTTTGTCGTGCATGGACATGGCCACCCTCGACCAATGGTTTGCACGGGCACTGAGCGCCACCCGCCTCTTGGACGTGCTCGGCGACACGACCGCGTAG
- a CDS encoding serine/threonine-protein kinase produces MELTRGPELNPAALPSGTKVGAWRVVSLRSRGTYGAVYRAVSAGAEESGHVALKLALHPRDLRFAREAELLLRVRHPCVPALLDQGVWRSPGRGLLAYLVMPWVEGAPLYAWATAHNPTSREVLRLIAQLAQALDATHQAGCLHRDVKGDNLLVGPEGQAFLLDFGSGTWSGAPRLTDDLLPPGTPEYRSPEALRFQARFRDTPGARYVAGAADDLYALGVTAHRVLTGQYPSPEVASRTLVKRSRATGQVGAALRVAPELVELIDRLLAETPEARGSAREVAEAAEAALKGAGPEADVPVRGSARGSAEAVEERERGGNAPTQERARIQEHAWKWLPWIAMAAMGLHLILKTRWEGVEARATQPEAAQDDSVVALGSTAVATPASSAKPSRREPIMLDLPREPFPGQRRPDANGRCYSKLQVAINGGCWLALDADTTACNGDGYVYKGKCYVPVFPPIRAPTSDPP; encoded by the coding sequence ATGGAATTGACGCGCGGCCCCGAGTTGAACCCCGCCGCCCTGCCATCGGGGACGAAGGTGGGCGCCTGGCGCGTGGTGAGCCTGCGGAGCCGCGGCACCTATGGCGCCGTCTATCGCGCCGTCAGCGCGGGAGCAGAGGAGTCCGGCCACGTTGCGCTCAAACTCGCGCTGCATCCTCGCGATCTTCGCTTCGCGCGAGAGGCAGAGCTGCTGCTGCGCGTCCGTCATCCATGCGTACCAGCGCTTCTGGATCAGGGGGTCTGGCGGTCGCCCGGAAGGGGCCTCTTGGCCTATCTGGTCATGCCCTGGGTGGAGGGGGCGCCGCTGTACGCGTGGGCCACCGCGCACAACCCCACCTCTCGCGAGGTGCTCCGGCTGATCGCACAACTGGCCCAAGCGCTCGATGCGACGCACCAGGCGGGCTGCCTGCACCGGGATGTGAAGGGTGACAACCTGCTCGTGGGGCCGGAGGGGCAGGCCTTCCTGCTGGACTTCGGTTCGGGCACCTGGAGCGGGGCGCCACGGCTCACGGACGACCTCCTGCCTCCCGGCACCCCTGAGTACCGCAGCCCCGAGGCGCTCCGCTTCCAGGCGCGCTTCAGGGACACGCCTGGCGCGCGCTACGTGGCAGGCGCGGCGGATGACCTCTACGCGCTGGGCGTCACCGCCCACCGTGTGCTCACTGGCCAGTATCCCTCTCCGGAGGTGGCTTCGCGGACCCTGGTGAAGCGGAGTCGTGCCACGGGGCAAGTGGGAGCTGCGCTGCGTGTGGCCCCAGAGTTGGTGGAACTCATCGATCGGTTGCTGGCCGAGACCCCCGAAGCCAGGGGCTCGGCGCGCGAGGTGGCGGAGGCCGCCGAGGCCGCACTGAAGGGTGCTGGCCCCGAAGCGGATGTGCCAGTGAGGGGGAGCGCTCGAGGGAGTGCAGAGGCCGTCGAGGAAAGGGAGCGCGGCGGGAACGCTCCAACTCAGGAGCGAGCACGAATCCAGGAGCACGCATGGAAGTGGCTGCCCTGGATCGCCATGGCGGCCATGGGTTTGCACCTCATCCTGAAGACGCGATGGGAGGGCGTGGAGGCACGAGCCACTCAGCCTGAAGCAGCACAGGATGACAGTGTGGTGGCATTGGGGAGCACCGCTGTAGCGACTCCAGCGTCCTCAGCCAAGCCGAGCAGACGCGAGCCCATCATGTTGGATCTGCCCAGGGAGCCCTTTCCGGGACAGCGCAGGCCTGATGCGAATGGGCGGTGTTACAGCAAGCTCCAAGTCGCCATCAACGGGGGATGCTGGTTGGCATTGGATGCGGACACCACTGCCTGCAATGGGGACGGGTACGTGTACAAGGGCAAGTGCTATGTCCCCGTCTTCCCTCCCATTCGCGCGCCGACCTCGGACCCGCCATGA